A single Pseudomonas sp. HN11 DNA region contains:
- a CDS encoding type III secretion protein: MPIVDDLFLQKSSNTEHDRTPSEQSTGGTDASFFTSLFEGPHPTGTVFAKPEVSLLLTKASKHLSNSRNGFAKIIRSTKKGIDVEIIGNFPRELHNAQLTTQLMVKTLAKTIQCIDKLCNMQS; encoded by the coding sequence ATGCCAATAGTAGACGACCTTTTTTTACAAAAAAGCAGCAATACCGAACACGACCGCACGCCATCGGAACAATCGACAGGCGGTACGGACGCCAGTTTTTTCACGTCACTGTTCGAAGGCCCCCATCCCACAGGCACAGTCTTTGCCAAGCCTGAAGTCTCACTTCTTTTGACAAAGGCATCAAAGCACCTGAGCAACTCAAGAAATGGCTTCGCAAAAATAATCCGCTCAACTAAAAAAGGGATCGATGTTGAGATCATCGGAAACTTCCCACGAGAGTTACATAATGCACAACTTACAACACAACTGATGGTGAAAACTCTTGCCAAGACAATCCAGTGCATTGACAAGCTCTGCAACATGCAGTCTTGA
- a CDS encoding sigma 54-interacting transcriptional regulator has protein sequence MSAYFHTDNKTDVSLIVGQDIETTLHTTAALNVDILLLGETGTGKDTLAQRIHGLSGRQGNFVAVNCAAIPESLAESQLFGVNSGAYTGAMQSRAGFVEAAHLGTLYLDEIDSMPLSLQAKLLRVLECRGVERLGSTRFISVDMRVIASAQQSLHIMVEQGAFRRDLYFRLNVVHIELPALRDRRERIIPLFLEMVQEEAEQFKCSAPSPPDSLLHQLLCHSWLGNVRELRSTAKRFVLGLPPLSTPVCRQQPPQTDLKTRLRQIEKALIEESMYRHDHCVDTVSIELGVAKRTLYYRMKQLDISLA, from the coding sequence ATGTCGGCCTACTTCCACACGGACAACAAAACAGACGTTTCACTTATCGTGGGGCAGGACATTGAAACCACGCTTCACACCACTGCCGCTCTTAACGTGGACATCCTGTTACTGGGAGAAACCGGCACCGGCAAAGATACGTTGGCACAACGGATTCATGGTTTATCGGGCCGACAAGGTAATTTTGTTGCCGTAAACTGTGCGGCGATCCCGGAAAGCCTCGCGGAAAGTCAGCTGTTCGGTGTCAACAGCGGCGCCTATACCGGGGCAATGCAATCAAGGGCTGGATTCGTCGAGGCTGCTCACCTGGGTACGCTGTACCTTGATGAGATCGACAGTATGCCCTTGAGCCTGCAAGCCAAGCTGCTGCGCGTGCTGGAGTGTCGTGGAGTGGAGCGCCTTGGCTCGACTCGGTTCATTTCCGTGGACATGCGCGTTATTGCGTCGGCCCAACAGTCTCTGCATATCATGGTCGAACAGGGCGCCTTCAGGCGTGATCTGTACTTTCGTCTGAATGTGGTCCATATCGAACTCCCCGCCCTGCGAGATCGGCGCGAACGTATCATCCCGTTGTTTCTGGAAATGGTTCAGGAAGAAGCGGAGCAGTTCAAATGCAGTGCCCCATCGCCTCCTGACAGCCTGCTGCATCAACTGCTCTGTCACTCTTGGTTGGGTAATGTGCGCGAACTACGTTCGACGGCGAAACGGTTCGTCTTGGGCCTCCCGCCGCTCTCAACTCCCGTATGCAGGCAGCAACCACCGCAGACGGACCTGAAGACCCGCCTTCGACAAATTGAAAAAGCATTGATTGAAGAATCGATGTACCGCCACGACCACTGTGTGGATACCGTGTCAATTGAGCTGGGGGTTGCTAAGCGCACACTGTATTACAGGATGAAACAATTAGACATATCACTGGCATAA
- the ychF gene encoding redox-regulated ATPase YchF: MGFNCGIVGLPNVGKSTLFNALTKSGIAAENFPFCTIEPNSGIVPMPDPRLEALAAIVNPKRILPTTMEFVDIAGLVAGASKGEGLGNKFLANIRETDAIAHVVRCFEDENVIHVSNSVDPKRDIEIIDLELIFADLDSCEKQLQKVARNAKGGDKDAVVQKGLLEQLIAHFTEGKPARSLMKNMGTDEKAVIKGFHLLTTKPVMYIANVAEDGFENNPLLDVVKAIADEEGAIVVPVCNKIEAEIAELDDGEEKDMFLEALGLEEPGLNRVIRAGYEMLNLQTYFTAGVEEVRAWTVKVGATAPQAAGVIHTDFEKGFIRAEVIAYNDFIQFKGEAGAKEAGKWRLEGKEYVVKDGDVMHFRFNV, from the coding sequence ATGGGATTCAATTGCGGCATCGTCGGCCTGCCCAACGTCGGCAAATCCACCCTGTTCAACGCCCTGACCAAGTCCGGTATTGCAGCGGAGAACTTCCCCTTCTGCACCATCGAGCCCAACAGCGGCATCGTGCCGATGCCGGATCCGCGTCTGGAAGCTCTGGCAGCCATCGTCAATCCAAAGCGCATCCTGCCGACCACCATGGAATTCGTCGACATCGCCGGTCTGGTAGCCGGCGCCTCGAAAGGTGAAGGCCTGGGCAACAAATTCCTGGCCAACATCCGCGAGACCGATGCCATCGCCCACGTGGTTCGCTGCTTTGAAGACGAGAACGTGATTCACGTCTCCAACAGCGTTGACCCGAAGCGTGACATTGAGATCATCGACCTGGAACTGATCTTCGCCGACCTCGACAGCTGCGAGAAACAACTGCAGAAAGTCGCGCGAAACGCCAAGGGGGGTGACAAGGACGCCGTGGTCCAGAAAGGCCTGCTGGAGCAGTTGATCGCTCACTTCACCGAAGGCAAGCCGGCACGCAGCCTGATGAAGAACATGGGCACCGACGAGAAGGCTGTGATCAAAGGCTTTCACCTGCTGACCACCAAGCCGGTGATGTACATCGCCAACGTCGCTGAAGACGGCTTCGAGAACAACCCACTGCTGGACGTGGTCAAGGCCATCGCCGACGAAGAAGGCGCGATCGTAGTGCCGGTGTGCAACAAGATCGAAGCGGAAATCGCCGAACTGGATGACGGCGAAGAAAAAGACATGTTCCTCGAGGCTCTGGGCCTGGAAGAGCCTGGCCTGAACCGCGTGATCCGTGCCGGCTACGAGATGCTCAACCTGCAGACCTACTTCACCGCCGGTGTCGAAGAAGTCCGCGCCTGGACCGTCAAGGTCGGTGCTACCGCACCACAGGCTGCAGGTGTAATCCACACCGACTTCGAAAAAGGCTTCATCCGCGCCGAAGTGATCGCCTACAACGACTTCATTCAGTTCAAGGGCGAGGCAGGCGCCAAAGAAGCGGGTAAATGGCGTTTGGAAGGTAAGGAATACGTTGTCAAAGATGGCGATGTGATGCACTTCCGCTTTAACGTGTAA
- the pth gene encoding aminoacyl-tRNA hydrolase, with translation MTAIKLIVGLGNPGAEYEQTRHNAGALFVERIAHAQGVALAADRKYFGLTGRFSHQGQDVRLLIPTTYMNRSGQAVAALAGFFRIKPEEILVAHDELDLPPGVAKLKLGGGHGGHNGLRDIIAQMGNQNNFYRLRLGIGHPGVASMVSNFVLGRAPRAEQEKLDASIDFALGVLPDIFAGEWNRAMKNLHSQKA, from the coding sequence GTGACTGCCATTAAACTGATCGTTGGCCTGGGAAATCCAGGCGCCGAATACGAACAGACCCGGCATAACGCGGGGGCCCTTTTTGTTGAGCGCATCGCCCACGCCCAAGGTGTTGCCCTTGCGGCCGATCGCAAATATTTTGGCCTGACCGGGCGCTTCTCGCACCAGGGTCAGGATGTTCGTCTGCTGATACCCACCACCTACATGAACCGCAGCGGCCAGGCTGTCGCGGCGCTTGCGGGTTTCTTCCGGATCAAACCCGAGGAAATCCTGGTGGCCCATGACGAACTGGACCTGCCACCCGGCGTTGCCAAACTCAAGCTGGGCGGCGGGCACGGTGGGCACAACGGCCTGCGCGACATCATTGCGCAGATGGGCAATCAGAATAATTTCTACCGCCTGCGGCTTGGCATTGGCCACCCAGGCGTTGCCAGTATGGTTTCAAATTTCGTCCTGGGTCGTGCGCCACGCGCCGAACAGGAAAAACTCGATGCCAGCATCGACTTTGCCCTCGGCGTGCTGCCGGATATCTTCGCCGGTGAATGGAACCGCGCGATGAAAAACCTGCACAGCCAGAAGGCCTGA
- a CDS encoding 50S ribosomal protein L25/general stress protein Ctc translates to MNDFTLNAQARTDLGKGASRRLRHAANIPAVVYGGNKPAESVTILAKEIAKLFENEAAYSHVIELNVDGTKQNVIVKAMQRHPSKQFIMHADFVRVVAGQKLTAIVPVHFVGEEAPVKKGGEISHVLNEIEVTCLPKDLPEFIEVDLSALEVGAIVHLSDLKAPKGVEFVALAHGDDKAVANVHAPRVAPEAEEGAAE, encoded by the coding sequence ATGAACGACTTTACTCTGAACGCCCAAGCGCGCACTGACCTGGGGAAAGGTGCGAGCCGCCGCCTGCGTCACGCCGCCAACATCCCAGCCGTTGTATACGGTGGTAACAAGCCTGCTGAATCCGTGACCATCCTGGCCAAGGAAATCGCCAAGCTGTTCGAAAACGAAGCTGCCTACAGCCACGTTATCGAACTGAACGTCGACGGCACCAAGCAGAACGTCATCGTTAAAGCGATGCAGCGTCACCCGTCCAAGCAGTTCATCATGCACGCCGACTTCGTTCGCGTTGTAGCTGGCCAGAAACTGACCGCCATCGTGCCTGTGCACTTTGTTGGTGAAGAAGCTCCGGTCAAGAAAGGCGGCGAGATCTCGCACGTCCTGAACGAAATCGAAGTGACCTGCCTGCCGAAAGACCTGCCTGAGTTCATCGAAGTCGACCTGTCGGCTCTGGAAGTCGGCGCGATCGTTCACCTGTCCGACCTCAAAGCCCCTAAAGGCGTTGAGTTTGTCGCACTGGCTCACGGTGATGACAAAGCAGTTGCCAACGTTCACGCTCCACGCGTTGCTCCAGAAGCTGAAGAAGGCGCTGCAGAGTAA